A stretch of Mesorhizobium sp. M2A.F.Ca.ET.046.03.2.1 DNA encodes these proteins:
- the gcvH gene encoding glycine cleavage system protein GcvH, producing MAKTYFTEDHEWLRVEGGVATVGITDYAQEQLGDLVFVELPEIGRKLAKGDTAVVVESVKAASDVYAPVDGEITEANGSLSADPSLVNSAATGDGWLWKMKLSDEGQLDSLMDEAAYKAHIG from the coding sequence ATGGCAAAGACCTATTTCACTGAAGACCATGAATGGCTCCGCGTCGAAGGCGGCGTCGCCACTGTCGGCATCACCGACTATGCGCAGGAACAGCTCGGCGATCTCGTTTTCGTCGAGCTGCCGGAAATTGGCCGCAAGCTCGCCAAGGGCGATACCGCCGTCGTCGTCGAATCCGTGAAGGCGGCTTCGGACGTTTACGCGCCGGTCGACGGCGAGATTACCGAGGCCAACGGCTCACTGTCGGCCGACCCTTCGCTGGTCAATTCGGCGGCGACCGGCGACGGCTGGCTCTGGAAGATGAAGCTTTCCGACGAAGGTCAACTCGACAGCCTCATGGATGAGGCCGCCTACAAAGCCCATATCGGCTGA